A single Arcobacter sp. FWKO B DNA region contains:
- a CDS encoding DegT/DnrJ/EryC1/StrS family aminotransferase, translating to MTKEIPFYKPSVGKEEIDQIDQVLELEAGSKVEEFEVEIANFVGADYAIATCNGTAAMHLALSAMDLKRGDKIVMSVNSFPNVPEVVRHFDAEPIFIDIDPNTMNIDLNKFDEYLAKNKSKKLRGAIISFIAGQTPDLDKLYEISQKHKIILIEDATNALGVTFNDDTIGSLKADMTIFSMNPSNGRSSISNGGVIVTNNEEYATRAKLLRTHAITTTFDDYGNLDYIYDVVDIGYKYDMSELEAAFCLAQLQKTNKFIKRRKEIAAIYLKRLEGIKHITIPTHSPEHIFTQFIVKVSKNRDAFARALKEEGISTGLNFIPLHLLSYYKQKYNLKITTYLNALNSYQQILSLPMYPSLTDDEVNYVCDKVIGIASKWV from the coding sequence ATGACAAAAGAGATACCGTTTTATAAGCCTTCAGTTGGCAAAGAAGAGATTGATCAGATAGATCAAGTGTTGGAGCTAGAAGCAGGTTCTAAAGTAGAAGAATTTGAGGTTGAAATAGCAAATTTTGTTGGAGCAGATTATGCAATTGCTACATGTAATGGAACTGCTGCTATGCATCTTGCTCTTAGTGCTATGGATTTAAAAAGAGGAGATAAGATAGTTATGTCTGTTAATTCTTTTCCAAATGTTCCTGAAGTTGTAAGACATTTTGATGCAGAGCCAATTTTTATAGATATAGATCCAAATACTATGAATATTGATCTTAATAAATTTGATGAATATTTAGCAAAAAATAAATCAAAAAAACTTCGTGGCGCAATAATTTCATTTATTGCTGGACAAACTCCTGATTTAGATAAGTTATATGAAATTTCACAAAAACATAAAATTATATTAATTGAAGATGCAACAAATGCATTAGGCGTAACATTTAATGATGACACAATAGGTTCACTTAAAGCAGATATGACAATATTTTCAATGAACCCTTCAAATGGAAGAAGTTCTATAAGTAATGGTGGTGTTATAGTTACTAATAACGAAGAGTATGCTACAAGAGCAAAGCTTCTAAGAACTCATGCTATAACAACTACTTTTGATGATTATGGTAATCTTGATTATATATATGATGTTGTAGATATAGGTTATAAATATGATATGAGTGAACTTGAAGCTGCATTTTGCCTAGCACAACTTCAAAAAACTAATAAATTTATAAAAAGAAGAAAAGAAATAGCTGCAATTTATTTAAAAAGACTTGAGGGGATTAAACATATTACTATTCCAACTCATAGTCCTGAGCATATTTTTACACAATTTATTGTAAAAGTAAGTAAAAACAGAGATGCTTTTGCAAGGGCACTTAAAGAAGAGGGCATTTCTACAGGACTTAACTTTATACCATTGCATTTACTAAGTTATTATAAACAAAAATATAATTTAAAAATTACAACATATCTAAATGCACTTAATTCATATCAGCAGATACTATCACTTCCTATGTACCCATCTTTAACAGATGATGAGGTAAATTATGTTTGTGATAAAGTGATAGGAATTGCTAGCAAATGGGTTTAA
- a CDS encoding carbon-nitrogen hydrolase — MANNNSRLKTALIQQKFHGSKEATLIVTASLVSEAAKGGARLVVLQELHQTEYFCQSEDTEFCSYANSFEDDVKYWSSVAKENNVVLVSSLFEARAPGLYHNTAVVFECDGSVAGKYRKMHIPDDPGFYEKFYFTPGDLGFEPISTSVGKLGVLVCWDQWYPEAARLMALRGAEILIYPTAIGWFDGDESEEKQRQLDAWITIQRSHAVANGLPVISVNRVGFEKDSSGVLDGIRFWGNSFVCGPQGEFLVHANSEDEKVIFVEIDKQRTTDVRRIWPFLRDRRIENYSGLTKRYLD, encoded by the coding sequence ATGGCTAATAACAATTCACGACTAAAAACCGCTCTGATTCAACAAAAATTCCATGGCTCTAAAGAGGCTACACTTATAGTAACTGCTTCTTTGGTATCAGAAGCTGCAAAAGGTGGGGCAAGGCTTGTGGTTTTGCAAGAGTTGCATCAAACAGAGTATTTTTGTCAAAGTGAGGATACTGAGTTCTGCTCATATGCAAATAGTTTTGAAGATGATGTGAAATACTGGTCAAGCGTAGCAAAAGAAAACAATGTGGTACTTGTAAGTTCACTATTTGAAGCACGAGCTCCAGGGCTTTATCACAATACGGCTGTGGTTTTTGAATGTGATGGAAGTGTAGCTGGAAAGTATAGAAAAATGCATATTCCAGATGACCCAGGATTTTATGAGAAATTTTATTTCACCCCTGGGGATCTTGGATTTGAGCCTATAAGTACTAGTGTAGGAAAACTTGGGGTTTTGGTTTGTTGGGATCAGTGGTATCCTGAAGCTGCTAGACTTATGGCTTTAAGAGGTGCTGAAATACTAATATATCCCACTGCTATTGGGTGGTTTGATGGTGATGAGTCAGAAGAAAAACAAAGACAACTTGATGCTTGGATTACTATCCAAAGATCTCACGCAGTAGCAAATGGACTACCTGTTATTTCAGTAAATCGTGTAGGATTTGAAAAAGATAGTAGTGGTGTACTTGATGGGATTAGATTTTGGGGTAATTCATTTGTTTGTGGACCTCAAGGTGAGTTTTTGGTTCATGCAAATAGTGAAGATGAAAAGGTAATATTTGTAGAAATTGATAAACAAAGAACTACAGATGTAAGAAGAATATGGCCGTTTTTAAGGGATAGAAGAATAGAAAACTACTCTGGACTTACAAAAAGATACTTAGACTGA
- a CDS encoding NAD+ synthase: protein MNWEVIKQNLIEFLQTEVKKAGKSGAVVGLSGGLDSAVVAILCKEAFGENVHCVMLPSHYSSDSSVIDAQELCHRFDISYEVVSVAPLIQVYEPLMDGDKLRIGNFSARVRMAILYDISAKHKALVVGTSNRSEILLGYGTIFGDTACAINPVGNIYKSDEFEFAKFLGVPDSILAKRPSADLWEGQADEDELGFTYKELDIVLKELFDKNRTKEELIKDGFSNEILEFVLNRYHSNAFKRAMPVVAQLNL from the coding sequence ATGAATTGGGAAGTAATTAAGCAAAACTTGATTGAATTTTTGCAAACAGAAGTAAAAAAAGCTGGCAAGAGTGGTGCAGTAGTTGGATTAAGTGGTGGTTTAGATAGTGCGGTAGTTGCAATATTATGCAAAGAAGCTTTTGGTGAGAATGTACACTGTGTTATGCTCCCATCACATTATTCTAGTGATAGTAGTGTAATAGATGCACAAGAATTATGTCATAGGTTTGATATATCTTATGAGGTAGTAAGTGTAGCTCCGCTTATACAAGTATATGAGCCTTTAATGGATGGTGATAAGCTTAGAATAGGCAATTTTAGTGCAAGAGTGAGAATGGCGATACTTTATGATATATCTGCAAAACATAAAGCTTTAGTTGTTGGCACAAGCAATAGAAGTGAGATACTTTTAGGATATGGAACAATTTTTGGTGATACTGCTTGTGCAATAAATCCAGTTGGAAATATTTATAAGAGTGATGAGTTTGAATTTGCAAAGTTTCTTGGAGTTCCAGATTCTATTTTAGCTAAGCGTCCAAGTGCTGATTTATGGGAAGGTCAAGCTGATGAAGATGAATTGGGCTTTACATATAAAGAACTTGATATTGTATTAAAAGAGTTATTTGACAAGAATAGAACAAAAGAAGAGTTAATCAAAGATGGTTTTAGTAATGAAATTCTTGAATTTGTACTAAATAGATACCATTCAAATGCATTTAAAAGAGCAATGCCAGTTGTTGCTCAGCTTAATTTATAA
- a CDS encoding diguanylate cyclase: MKRIKSSYVYFFIFILCVESILVFILNYNKNTNIDNIEKQYIQRLNTQFNTVVSFYSTTSTILIDEILNRKEVKNLIQHINTKDINLQQKIRNELHTILEPTYERLSRYGFRQLHFHDIEGNSFIRFHSIEHYGDNLFKDRATILKANQTKTSQFGFEEGKIVNGFRNVFPIFNNNEFIGTVELSNSFETFINELHKNFPFEYKLLISKEYVNSKVFSTLIDEYYTTSTISDFFYEEKDAQLEFSNNNLSNENLILIDTKLKQEITKHLYSKQPFAKSIELSNKQYIITFLPINDFDGTINTYIVSYTQNNALTNEKNKYFILLFSSNIILLVLILAFLLKRFYEQKALFMHKAYTDPLTKLLNRTRFNYDFNHIIDNFDTINHSLIMFDIDYFKQINDTYGHDVGDMVLAEFAEVVKHTLRDNDQIYRWGGEEFAILINDTSKEHITTVAQKLRTTISEHDFKIVGHVTSSFGIAIPDQHDTKDTLLKRADINLYKAKQSGRNCVITD, from the coding sequence GTGAAAAGAATAAAATCAAGTTATGTATATTTTTTTATTTTTATTTTATGTGTTGAAAGTATATTAGTTTTTATCCTTAATTATAATAAAAATACAAATATTGATAACATTGAAAAACAGTATATTCAAAGATTAAATACACAGTTTAACACTGTAGTAAGTTTTTATTCAACAACTTCTACTATTCTTATAGATGAAATTCTAAATAGAAAAGAAGTCAAAAATTTAATTCAACATATAAACACAAAAGATATAAATCTTCAACAAAAAATTAGAAATGAACTCCATACTATTTTAGAACCTACTTATGAGAGACTATCAAGATATGGTTTTAGACAACTCCATTTTCATGATATTGAGGGAAATAGTTTTATCAGATTTCACTCTATTGAACATTATGGAGATAATCTATTTAAAGATAGAGCAACAATTTTAAAAGCAAATCAAACAAAAACAAGTCAATTTGGTTTTGAAGAAGGAAAAATAGTAAATGGGTTTAGAAATGTATTTCCTATATTTAACAATAATGAATTTATAGGAACAGTAGAATTGTCAAATTCATTTGAAACATTTATAAATGAGCTTCATAAAAATTTTCCGTTTGAATATAAACTACTTATTTCAAAAGAATATGTTAATAGTAAAGTATTTTCAACATTGATTGATGAGTATTATACAACATCTACAATAAGTGATTTTTTTTATGAAGAAAAAGATGCTCAACTAGAATTTTCAAATAATAATCTATCAAATGAAAATCTTATTTTAATAGATACAAAATTAAAACAAGAGATAACCAAACATTTATATTCAAAACAACCTTTTGCAAAATCAATTGAATTATCAAACAAACAATATATTATCACCTTTTTACCAATTAATGATTTTGATGGTACAATCAATACATATATAGTTTCATATACTCAAAACAATGCTTTGACAAATGAGAAGAATAAATACTTTATACTGCTTTTTTCTAGTAATATTATTTTGTTAGTACTTATATTAGCCTTTTTATTAAAAAGATTTTATGAGCAAAAAGCTTTATTTATGCACAAAGCATATACAGACCCACTTACAAAGCTTTTAAATAGAACAAGATTTAACTATGACTTTAATCATATCATAGATAATTTTGATACAATAAACCACAGTTTAATAATGTTTGACATAGACTACTTCAAGCAAATAAATGATACATATGGACATGATGTTGGAGATATGGTATTGGCTGAATTTGCTGAAGTTGTAAAACATACATTAAGGGATAATGACCAAATATATAGATGGGGTGGTGAGGAATTTGCTATATTAATAAATGATACATCGAAAGAACATATAACAACAGTAGCACAAAAACTTAGAACAACTATTAGTGAACATGATTTTAAAATAGTTGGACATGTTACAAGTAGTTTTGGAATTGCCATACCAGATCAACACGATACAAAAGATACTCTACTAAAAAGAGCAGATATAAACCTTTATAAAGCAAAACAAAGTGGTAGAAACTGTGTTATTACAGACTGA